A window of Microbispora hainanensis genomic DNA:
CCGGAGACGGTGATCCGGAGGTCGTCGGGGGCGAGGTTCATCAGGGCGGCGATCTCCTCGATGTCGGCCAGGATGTCCTCCGCCGGGCGCACGAACACCCGCAGCAGGTCGCCCTGGTGGACCGTCCCCACGATGCGGCCGGTCATGGCGTCGATCACTGGCAACTGCTTGATCCGGTTGCGGTGCATCAGCCGGGCCGCGTCCCGCACGGACGTGCCGCCGGTGACAGTGATCGCGGGACGCGTCATGATCTGGCCGGCCGTCGTGCCCGCCGCCTTCCGGCGCTCCTCGCGCCTGCGGGGACCGTCGAGCACGCTCTCGACCGGATCGATCTCCTTCAGCAGGATGTCATCCTCCGACACCACCCCGACCGGGCGCCGGTCGGCGTCGATCACGGTGACCGCGCCCACCTTGAACCGCTGCATGGTGGCGACCAGGTCCGCGAACGACGCGTCCATCGGCACCGCGATCGCGACCTTGCCCATGACATCCTTCACCTTCGCCGTCATGACGACGCCTCCCATCTCTCAGTGCCCAGCGTGCCTCCGCCGTGTCTTGCCAGGTCAGCGGTGAAGGTCCTCACCCCCTGGGACTTTCGGCCACCCGTCGCGCCGCCCACCGCGCCACACCCTCCGCCACACGGTCCGCCATACCGTCCGCCGCGTCACCGTCCGTCGCGCCGCCCGGGGCAGGGCATGGCGAAGGGCCCTGTGGCCAGGGCCCTCCGTCCCTTCGTTTCCGGCCCGTACGGCGATGCGATGGGTATGAGACCGGCAGCGGGCCCGTAGAGGGGAGCCGATCATGCACATGAAGGTGCGGGACGTCATGACGAGCGAGGTCGCCTCCGTCAACGGCAGCACGCCGTTCAGGGACGTGGCCGAGGTCCTCATCGCGCACGAGGTCAGCGCC
This region includes:
- a CDS encoding CBS domain-containing protein, yielding MTAKVKDVMGKVAIAVPMDASFADLVATMQRFKVGAVTVIDADRRPVGVVSEDDILLKEIDPVESVLDGPRRREERRKAAGTTAGQIMTRPAITVTGGTSVRDAARLMHRNRIKQLPVIDAMTGRIVGTVHQGDLLRVFVRPAEDILADIEEIAALMNLAPDDLRITVSGGVVTMSGQVPRRSDIKPLLHAVRRVEGVVEVDADLAFLVDDLLIAPPLL